The Malus sylvestris chromosome 14, drMalSylv7.2, whole genome shotgun sequence genome segment GTTTGATTTTTTATATAAGTGCATCACAACGAAATTCCGAATAGATAATGGTTGTGATAGCTTGACGTGCAACGATTGACGATAGCACAACTTATTCGTCTTGTTTTCAAAGAGACTATCTCTTGCAAAGACATGCCTTTTCCCAAGACCCATAATTTCCCTGTACAAGAGAAACTAGATGCCAGGATACTGACAGTttactcaaacaaacaaatcaatGTATACATTTCTTTTCACTAATTAAAGGCTTGTCAACTACACTTACCACCTCAAATCAAGCTAAACAAAAGCTCCAATTAACTTAGTGTCTCAACCACACAAAACAAAGCTTGTAAGTAACTATATTTACATTAACTAGTTAAAAATTTACAGGATTAACTCATACTCTACCAAAGTGTTTGAATCAACCTCAAAGACATGGAACCGATGTACGCAACCAAAAGCCCACCTCCCAACACCCCATCAAGCTTCATACCTCTCCTCGGTAGAACCACAAGTGCCCAAAGCAAGCCGCCAACCAAGAAACCAACGGTCTCCAAGAGGTATGCATCACTCCGGATCAAAACAGGTGACGGAAATTTAGACCAAGCTGAGCCAACAAGCGATAACCCTAATCCAAACAGAGTGTTGAAGATAGGGCCAGCATAACATGCGGAAAAAGCAATTTGAGCTCCTTCTGTTCCACCATTCAAAGCCATTGTCAAATTTGTTATCAAGTCCCCAAGTGAGTTGCCCCAAGCAAGGACTGTCAGCCCTAATATTGAAGGACTCACACCTGATATGTACCCTATAGAAAGTAACAACCCTACCAATTCTTGAGCTGAAAGGTAACTCCAAGTAACACTCATTACAAACCCTGCGGCAAGCCAAGGAAATAAGCACTTTTTTGGTGGGCTTGACTTCTCGGTTGTCAAAAAAGCAACAATCCCAAAAGTGATTCCAAAAATCAAACCGATAATATAGATTGCAAGCTTTGTCTTGAAGCTAAAATTTCCAAATTGATGGTTCCAAAGTGTTGACAAAAGCACTGGTGCTAGTGTCACTGAAGCAACTACATATGGCTTACACCATCTTTCTTCACAAACAACAGGAATGGTCAATCTCCTAGGCAGATAAAGCGGCAGCTCAAGTATGAAAATCAGCGTGCGAAAAAAAACCGATGATCTAAGATTAGGGCAGCATTTCTTGACTTCTACTACTTCAGAACTTCCTTGTGCAGCTCCTTCCTCAGCAGCACTGAGATCTTCCTCTTCAATGCTGCTAAGAATTGGCACAGTCAAGTCACTCTCATTGCTCGAATTACAGCTCAATTCTACACTTTTCTTCCGATGCTTGTGTGAGACGTAAACCACAATCACATAAGCAATATAGAGC includes the following:
- the LOC126600100 gene encoding cation/calcium exchanger 2-like, translating into MGTLVFLPKYKNYITFFNISFLLVGCAFLVVHSYAPDFLVLSTSEISTSGVSRFSGSLDCKGFLSLDDYKAKCFYLKSNNPCVSQGYINYLNIFYCNFGTFPLLGYCCMFLWLLVLFYVLGNTASEYFCSSLDSLSRLLKLSPTIAGVTLLSLGNGAPDVFSSLVSFMGGGTGEIGLNTVLGGASFVSCAVVGILSISMRKRRIRVHKADFVRDICFYLLVIVCLGVILIHKEIDVWAAMAFSSLYIAYVIVVYVSHKHRKKSVELSCNSSNESDLTVPILSSIEEEDLSAAEEGAAQGSSEVVEVKKCCPNLRSSVFFRTLIFILELPLYLPRRLTIPVVCEERWCKPYVVASVTLAPVLLSTLWNHQFGNFSFKTKLAIYIIGLIFGITFGIVAFLTTEKSSPPKKCLFPWLAAGFVMSVTWSYLSAQELVGLLLSIGYISGVSPSILGLTVLAWGNSLGDLITNLTMALNGGTEGAQIAFSACYAGPIFNTLFGLGLSLVGSAWSKFPSPVLIRSDAYLLETVGFLVGGLLWALVVLPRRGMKLDGVLGGGLLVAYIGSMSLRLIQTLW